Genomic segment of Pochonia chlamydosporia 170 chromosome 1, whole genome shotgun sequence:
TGTTTACGTGAGTTGCTCCGGTTTTAGGTCTAAACTTGGTGTCGTCTACTTACAAAATTGTACTAGTATGCCGTGGTCACCGACAAGGGCTTTTCCACATCCCCTGGCAAATATTCAATCCTCCAATGCGGACGACGTGATGACCAACTACATGACATATACCTTGGTAGAGATGATGACGTGGCAAGGACTAGGCGATGTGATTAACCGCTTTAGAGAAAAGGCACTGGacttgccatctttgtcgTTCATATGGGCTCCCGGCTTACTAAACCGCTTGAAGGTTCCTTATACCTATTGCTGGTAGGTCGAGACTGGGAACTTGCTTGCTTGTGATTTATGGCTGATCGTTGCTCCACTAGGTCTCCTGCTTTGATACCGAAACCCAACGATTGGGGCAGGCACATCGACATATCTGGCTTCTACTTTTTGAATTTAGCGTCATCTTATACTCCCGACCCAGATTTGGCGGCATTTTTGGAAGCTGGGCCGCCGCCAGTGTACATTGGATTTGGATCCATTGTTGTCGATGACCCCAATGCCATGACTCGAATGATATTTGATGCTGTTCACCTTGCCGGTATCCGAGCATTAGTGTCCAAGGGCTGGGGGGGTTTAGgtgccgatgatgttggtATTCCTGAAGGAGTTTTCATGCTGGGCAATGTCCCCCACGACTGGCTGTTTGAACACGTTTCAGCGGTTGTCCACcatggaggagctggaacAACCGCGGCTGGAATAAAGGCAGGAAAGCCCACGATTGTGGTGCCCTTTTTCGGAGACCAGCCATTTTGGGGAGCCATGATTGCGAGAGCCAAGGCCGGCCCCGAACCAGTTCGCTACAAAGATCTCACCGCGGAAAAGCTGGCCGAATCAATCAAGTTCTGTCTAGAGGCAGGTACGCAGGAGAGGGCCAAGGAGCTTGGCCACAAAATCCGTGAGGAGACTGGGACAGATGTTGGTGCAAGGAGCTTTCATAGGCACCTCGACATCGATTCAATGCGATGCTCCGTAGCACCCAGCCGAACAGCAGCTTGGCGAGTCAGAAGGACCAAGGTGCGTCTGTCGCCACTAGCGGCGTCAGTATTGATAGACGCTGGTCTTCTCGAATACAAAGATTTAAAGTTGTAAGTAACTAACACACATCAGATTTGAAAGAAGGGAATGATTTGCTGATTCAAGTGGCATGGTAGACACCGATCTGTTGAGTACAACACGGAAGATCAACCGCCAGATCCTGTTTCGGCGGGAGCAGCTTCACTCATCGGGGATATTAGTGGAATTGGAATGGCTATTGCAGATGTACCTCGCGAACTGTTCAAATCCCGGCGGCCCAAGGATGGTGGACAAGGTTCGGAGTCATCGACTCTTTTAGGATCTTCCAGCAAAGTCGGAACAACCGAGACGACCTCGCAGACCGAATCCAACACTGATGTATCCAGCTTGATTTCTCGTGAAAGGGAAGGCGCTGAAGCATCAAGAGTTACAACCGCAGATTCAGATCGCTCCCTTGCCGATCTTTCTACCACCGTTACTTCACCGTCGCGATCCCTGCTGGAGCCGGGATCTGTATCGAGGTGCGGACCAGATACAGATGGTGCAAGTTCCAGAACACCCTCCAGAACCCGATCTAGGACTCGAGCCTCTAGCGATCAACTGAGACAAGCCTTTTCTCGTCGCGATTCGTCGCCCCTTGGAGTGAGCCTGGATGCGACTGTCGGAGCTGGCCGAAGCGTTGGGCGTGCCGTGTCGACTGGAGTGAAGAGCCCAATGAACTTCTGTTTGGGGCTGGCCAAGGGATTTAGGAATATTCCCAGGCTCTACAATGACGATACTGTCCGACCCATAGAGAAAGTCACCGATCTTAACAGCGGCATCAGAATTGCTGGAAAAGAGCTAGGATATGGGTTCTTCGATGGGATTGCAGGACTGGTCACACAACCAATGAGAGGTGCTGAAAAGGAAGGGCCTGGGGGGTTCGTCAAAGGCATTGGAAAGGGTATTGGTGGGCTCATTGCAAAGCCGGCTGCAGGTAAATTCGGCCATTTTTCTTACTCTGATTCACGTTACAAGGCTCATCTTGCTAATATTCTGAAGGTATATGGGGTGTTCCAGCTTACATGATGCAAGGCGTTCATGCTGAAGTAAATAAGATGTTCACAAGGAGTGTGCAAAACTACATCATTACTTCTAGGGTTGTCCAAGGAACGCAGGATCTAACTGGGGCcactgaggaagaaaaggttGATATCATTATGCGCTGGAACAACTTGAAATGGGACTTGAAGAATCACTTcatgttgaagaggaaggagaaggcaGCCGAGACGGCACCGGCAGTGCCAGAACAACTCTCTCGAGAAGAATCACCCTTCTCTCGACCAAAGACTAGCTGGTTCCACACTCGTAATATGTCCACGGAAGAAAGGAGGAAAATCCAGGCGCAGAAGCGAGGATTCATCGACGCACCGCTGCCTACCTCAAGCAGCTCTTCTAGCGCCCGTCAGAGCTTATCTGACGACGCTGAATTCGAACAAGCGATCCAAGCATCAGTTCGCGAAACCTCCAAAGGCAacgccgaggaagatgcaATGGTTGAGGCTGCTATTCGCGAAAGTATCAAGGCTATGCGGGCACGAGGGGCACTATTGGAGACGCTGCCAGAGGCTGTAGAAGATATTCCAGAGAAGGATCCCAGCATATTTGACGACCAAGACTATCAAATTACGGATGAAGAATACCAGTCTCTTGTTGAAAAGGCTATTCAGCAGAGCCTGGCGAGCCACATGGAGGATTTGTACTGGCCACAGGAATCGGGCATATCCGAACTGGAGGGCTTCACCACTGAGAGACATGCCCCCCAGGGCGTTGATCAGACACAGGACGAGGAAAACGATGAAGAGTTTCGACGAGCCATAGAAGAGTCCAAACATGTATCGACGCCTCCGGTagcggatgatgaggaggagcttcAGCGAGCTATTGAAGCATCGAAACAAGAAATGGACCGCGAACATAGCCAGCGTACCGAAGAGGATATTGTCATGGAGTACGTCAAGAAGCAAAGCCTGGCTGAAGAAGAGTTTCGCCGTCAGGTGAATAAAGGCAAAGGAAAAGCGGCAGcggaagacgatgatgcagaggatgaggagctgAAGCGAGCTTTGGAAGAGAGTTTGAAATTGCACAAAGGGGATAGTGCCGGCCCttcaggttcaggttcaggttcaggCTCGGCTTCaggatctggatctggatctggatctggCTCGAAACGCAATGCATATGAGGAAACGGGAAATGGAAAGTAGTGGATTTCACTGTTTCAATTTTGACGGATTACGTAGGATACCCAGGCAACGCACATGAAATACGCATCTGAAGCAATATTACTGTATTATGAAGATCTTCCAGAAACCAACTGAATAGATGGAGTTGATACTAttgctcaacatggcatgaTATGAATAACAAAGAACAACTTGAAGAGAGTGACGAGATGAGAGGCCGGAAAATTTCTTCAGTGCAAAAGCATTAGAACAATACGGTCATAATGAAATGGTTCGGCCATCAACCACGCAATCCACCCATGAGATCATGCAACGCTTGCTCATCAGTCTTCTTTTCCATGTATCGTGAATGCAGCGTCTCACACATGATAGTTGTAGACCATACGAACGCGAGGCTATTTGCGATAAGAAGAACAACCTTGCCTGACGTGGGAAGCATGCTATATGCCACGGCGACCAGCGTAGATTGAGTTATAAAAAGGAGGATCCAAAGACGGACGACGGACCAGGAGGCGTTGGCTTTCTGAGTGAAAATCAGTATGCATATATATAGTACACATACAAGTGCTTTTCGATATATTAAGAGGGCCACAAACTTCGACTTCCTCCAGAACCTTGTCCCAGAATCGGCTGGGGTGTGGCATCTCACTCTGCCACCTTGCAATAGCCTCATCAATGTACGACCACGGAAGGATGAGAGTAAACCTCTTGTATTTGTCTGATAGTCGTTGTGCCAATTCTGCCATCCGCGTGCGTCTCTCCCACTCACGAGTTCCAATTGGTACGTCAGAGAGCCGAACTTGACAAGCCTCGGCCAGATCTTGATACAAGAATGGCAAACGACGAAAGTGATTGATTACGGTTGGGGCAGACGCTGGTTGCCTTATGGGTAAGCGGCCTCGAAGGTAAGCTTGATCTTCCACAGAGAAATGGGGAggttgagttgaagaagggtTCTGTCGAGAAGGTATAGTAGAAATGGCATGGCTCCCGGTCGGTCGACGGTGTAAGTGAGTCTGATCTGCACGGCCATGTCGTGTCGTCGGCCCGTATGGTCGTGGAGTTGAAAAGTGGTCGGTGTCGCCGGCCGGCGAAGGCAAATCAGTAGCCATACCCGGCAGCGGATGCGTATGACCCCGGTCGTGATTAGGTTGTCGTTCTTGCCGCTGATGGGGacgtgatggtgatgggaaGGATGGTGGCTGACGACTGGCGTTGACTTCATACACTCGTGCATAGATAAGGTAATCCACTCGACCAGCTGCTACGAAGTACACATGTGGGAAACACCTTCGGTCAGTCCGAAGAGGAATAACGAAACAAAactgagaagaagaaagaagatgGCTAATAGAGCACGGTGGGGTAGAGAAATACAGAGAGAGGATGCAAAACGAAGAGAATAAAGCTTACCTGGAGTCTCTTGTGAAAAATCACCCCAAAGGCGCCCAGATTCCCTTTCAGTCTGGTGAATGCGATCTCTACTTCTTCCAACTCGACGACGTTCTGATTCTCGCTCTGGATCCGGACGGCCAGAGTCCCCTTCTTGTTCACTCACAGATGCCGGATGACGCTGGGTTGAGGACGACTGCCCAGGTTGAGAAGATGCCATCTTTCTGATTACCAAGATGGTCCAACAAGTAATTCTCACAACGGGAGTTATGACTTGTTGTGCCAGTTTAAAGAAAATCGTGCGGCTGATGTCTTGGACATACTGCCAATACTTCAGGGCAAGCGCAGACAATAGCCACCACATGACAGATGGAGGTTCAAACATGCGCAACCATGCATACGTACCCTCGTTTCTGTTGCAAAGAGTAAGCAGTATATGGTCCAATCTAACCTCCTTTTGTGAACACTCCTCTTATGCAAGGGTTTCCTTAGGTAGACAGAAACAGAGGAACAAGGTGAGGAGTTGACAACACGGATGAAGCGGGGTTTGGGGAGAAACAAGGTAATCGCCGGGAGCCACCGTAAGGGCGAATACGATGACGACAAAGGTTGGATTTGGATGGCAGGagctcaaagacaagaaaagaCTCAACAGGTGCGAAAGTAGGGCAAGGACAGCAAATAGTCGCTTGATATTGTCAAGGCAAGGATGACGACGGGGTAACGTTCGGCTCTGATATGATACGACGACCTGTTTCTTCATTTGGAGCATACTCCTAGTTACTGGACTCCTTTATCCGTTTTAACCGCTCCCATTCAGATATATccaaaaaagcaaaagacaAAGGACCAAGTTACCGCCATATAAACGCCAAGCTACGGATACAGAGCCACACCCCATGGCTTGTCTCACATTGTCCATAGGCTCGGACTCCGGGCGAATAGACAAAAACGACAATGAAATGACATGTACAAACGATGATGACGCCTTGCTTCGGCCAACGATATGCCACGCAGGCCACGCATATCACCATGAGGCGGGGATGAGCCCATGAACGAAAAGAGCCAGagaacctcaacctctttCAGCCgtgttgctgttgtccaccttgaccttgttggtTCCatccttgttgctgctgattCCATCCCTGTTGAGGAtgtggcggaggagggccATACTGTCCGGCCCCTTGACTGCCTTGTCCGCCACCatttgccatggccatgacaTCAGGGCGATTTTCCAAGGGTTGTTGAAAGTGGCAGATATTACATGTAACATCCTTGTATCCCGAAATGGTGAAAGGAATAATAGGCTAACAACGTAAGCGTTAGCAATACATGTTTCTTCTCGCGAGGACTGATGTGGGGTGGGATCGGGCTGGAATCATATGAAATAAAAATAAACGAGAACGAGATCTCGCGTCGCGGATAACACACCGCGATGTGCCGACCCGAGGCTTATGACAGGCATTGAAGGGGAGGGTGAGATGGGGTAGTGAGATATCCAAAGGCAGAAAAGCtaataaaaaaaaaatgaatgAAGCACTTACAACGAAACAAAAGGTGAAGAACGGACGACTCTTGACAACGTGGGCTGCCATGTTTCCGCAGTGGTGGCATTGACACACCATTCCCTCATATCCGGGAATCTCACTGCGGAAAGTGTGCTCACCGCatatgaagaagaagaacatggcgAGTGGATTGTTGGTATGGCGCCGCACTGATGTTTCTGTTGCTACGCAAACCGGCGGTACGTGATGCCTGCGTGAATAGCTGATACAAGCTTCAAGTGACAAGAATCAGAAACACCTGCAAGCTCGCGACGCTGTCTATCAATCAGTGGCAAGTGAAGCGCAACGTTGAGCTCTCAATGTTGTTAGAAGCTTGCGCGTCTTGTCAAGGTTGGTCAAAATTGAGGTTGAAGCGGTGGGGAGATTCTTGGCAGGTGTTGAATGCAACGCAGCCTCGCCACGGGTTTGGGCTATGCTGATTGGGGCTTGGACAAGGCGGAAATGACGAAAAGTTCTTTGACCAAACAAGCTGGACGGCAGAACCAGAAACAGAACGAGTGCTTGACGAGTCGACGGTGGACAGGTCGCTTCGAGGTTCGGGCCCAAAGCGATTGGAGCAGGTCCTTTTGCGCAACACGACCAAGGACGCACTATGCAAGCACGGATGTGGAACGAGACGAAACGAGCTCAGCCAGACGGAGTTGAGAGAGCACGACGATCAGATCGGGGACGTGGGGAAGAGGTCGATGTCTAACTATGCATAAGCACACAGGCAAGGGATGCTGTTTGAAGATGGGGAAATAgaagctggtgctggaggagCAATAGGCTGATGACGTGTGGCGCCACCCGgtctgtggtgatgatgaatgaaCTGAGGTCAGTCgagatggagtctggttggtgtttgctgaaTGAATTatgcttgttcttggtggaTCCACACATCTTCCGTTGCAAGACGGCAGTGCTCCGCCTGTGACGACACACGAGGAAGGTGCAGCTCCCAGTGCTTGCGTTTGGCACCTGCCCCACTTGGCATGCAAGCCAGCCGCATGCTGCCAGAGCTGcgagagcttcaatgtttctactcgagaaaaaaaaaaagatcCAGTTGACCGACGACAACTATTTACCAGACCACACAAAATCGACGCAGTGTCACCGTTGCACCAGACGTCTGGTGCTTATTCAATCTGCTCTGGCATCATATTGTACTTCATTCCATTCCAAATCAGTGGGCATTGGAGGCACCAGAAATTTTCAGACCTCTCGCAGCGGCTCACTTTCTCTGCCCACCGGCTCAACAGTCTCCCCTCAGATGATCCCCGACTCTACCTCCTCTCAGTGTGACGCACCATGATCTACGACCTCAACATCGCGTGGACCCCTTCCACAACGTCTGAGCGTCTCCTCCAAACTCTTTCTCTCGCACATTCTCTTGGGTACTCCACAGTTGCCCTCAATCACACGCTGGAACTTCCGTTCCCCACGAATCCTACATCGCCCTTCCCATCAGGCCTCGAGTCCTCGCCTTCCCGAAAGCTGCCCAAATTGTTGCACCGGGCTACTCTTCCGCTCGACGATCCCGCTGCTTCCAACTATCGCCTACAGTCTCTCGCAAACGTTTACGATATTCTCGCTATCCGGCCGCTGACTGACAAGGCGTTCCAAAATGCTTGCCTTACTCTCGACATCCCCATCATCTCTCTCGACCTCACCACCCACTTCCCCTTCCACTTTCGCCCCAAACCATGCATGGCTGCGGTGAGCCGTGGCGTTCGTTTCGAGATATGCTACGCCCAACTCCTTACCGCTGACAACCGCGGACGCGCAAACTTCATCTCCAATGCCACCAGCATAATTCGCGCCACCCGCGGACGCGGCATTATTATTAGCAGCGAGGCCAAGACAGCACTTAGCCTACGTGGACCGGCGGACGTGGTCAATCTTTTGAACGTGTGGGGTTTGGCCAACGAAAAAGGCCTCGAGGGTCTGCGAAATATTCCTCGAAGCATCGTTGTTAACGAAGGGATGAAGAGGAATGGCTTTCGCGGCGTCATTAATGTAGTTCAAGTGGCATCGAGGGACAGTCGCGACTCCAATAAAAGTCCTTTGGAGGACAACGAGCAGAGTACTGGCACGGACACTGACCTAGGTGGCAAAAAGggacaaaaacaaaaacgtAAAAATGGTGCAGAGGATGGTCAGTCTATCAGCAAGAGGCaggccaagaagatgaggctgGCTGCTCGCTCAGCTGACCCGGATAAAAAACCAGCGTCATGATATCGAATCATGGAATGGCGTGCAAGCACAACTCGGATTGAATGGCGTCCACAGAGGACGCGAAGGGTTTAGCACAATAACATTTGCCTAGCATCTACGGCTGGTTTGGCAGACTACGGTGTCACGACGTCACGATGTAATTGTGTGCCTGAAACAGCTAAGCTCAAGTTTATTTAACACGGCTACATATGCCTGTATATGCATTGTTCGCCGCTTGGTTGCATTTGCCCTTTACTAGAAAGCTCTAGTAGGAGAAGCCCGAACCTGTCCCTTCTGTCCCGCTAGGTTCCCAAGATCCAGCACACTGTTCAAGGTGAGTCCGGACAGATTGAT
This window contains:
- a CDS encoding glycosyltransferase family 28 (similar to Neosartorya fischeri NRRL 181 XP_001262204.1), with translation MEILDEKQRLANQNGQAQETSAVVDRDDGADALVTDGFLVPNLDSPNNAEPPAYGEQHDHVQFSQPGFDAGAEITDDGRININLHTKNRRLADLLAPTIDSQISVEPQAEPALPPAYIPPGLGAAPGQPPPPSLNIVIQIVGSRGDVQPFVALGKVLKESYGHRVRIATHPTFQSFVEDNGLQFFNIGGDPAELMAFMVKYPGLMPGIDALKSGEVSRRRRGIQEMLLGCWRSCIEAGNGLGPPPKPHRINEPLDLAAGMPGEENDQPFVADAIIANPPSFAHVHVAEKLGIPVHMMFTMPWSPTRAFPHPLANIQSSNADDVMTNYMTYTLVEMMTWQGLGDVINRFREKALDLPSLSFIWAPGLLNRLKVPYTYCWSPALIPKPNDWGRHIDISGFYFLNLASSYTPDPDLAAFLEAGPPPVYIGFGSIVVDDPNAMTRMIFDAVHLAGIRALVSKGWGGLGADDVGIPEGVFMLGNVPHDWLFEHVSAVVHHGGAGTTAAGIKAGKPTIVVPFFGDQPFWGAMIARAKAGPEPVRYKDLTAEKLAESIKFCLEAGTQERAKELGHKIREETGTDVGARSFHRHLDIDSMRCSVAPSRTAAWRVRRTKVRLSPLAASVLIDAGLLEYKDLKLHRSVEYNTEDQPPDPVSAGAASLIGDISGIGMAIADVPRELFKSRRPKDGGQGSESSTLLGSSSKVGTTETTSQTESNTDVSSLISREREGAEASRVTTADSDRSLADLSTTVTSPSRSLLEPGSVSRCGPDTDGASSRTPSRTRSRTRASSDQLRQAFSRRDSSPLGVSLDATVGAGRSVGRAVSTGVKSPMNFCLGLAKGFRNIPRLYNDDTVRPIEKVTDLNSGIRIAGKELGYGFFDGIAGLVTQPMRGAEKEGPGGFVKGIGKGIGGLIAKPAAGIWGVPAYMMQGVHAEVNKMFTRSVQNYIITSRVVQGTQDLTGATEEEKVDIIMRWNNLKWDLKNHFMLKRKEKAAETAPAVPEQLSREESPFSRPKTSWFHTRNMSTEERRKIQAQKRGFIDAPLPTSSSSSSARQSLSDDAEFEQAIQASVRETSKGNAEEDAMVEAAIRESIKAMRARGALLETLPEAVEDIPEKDPSIFDDQDYQITDEEYQSLVEKAIQQSLASHMEDLYWPQESGISELEGFTTERHAPQGVDQTQDEENDEEFRRAIEESKHVSTPPVADDEEELQRAIEASKQEMDREHSQRTEEDIVMEYVKKQSLAEEEFRRQVNKGKGKAAAEDDDAEDEELKRALEESLKLHKGDSAGPSGSGSGSGSASGSGSGSGSGSKRNAYEETGNGK
- a CDS encoding rhodopsin family protein (similar to Metarhizium acridum CQMa 102 XP_007813968.1), which translates into the protein MFFFFICGEHTFRSEIPGYEGMVCQCHHCGNMAAHVVKSRPFFTFCFVPIIPFTISGYKDVTCNICHFQQPLENRPDVMAMANGGGQGSQGAGQYGPPPPHPQQGWNQQQQGWNQQGQGGQQQHG
- a CDS encoding ribonuclease P complex subunit Pop2 (similar to Metarhizium acridum CQMa 102 XP_007813967.1), translating into MIYDLNIAWTPSTTSERLLQTLSLAHSLGYSTVALNHTLELPFPTNPTSPFPSGLESSPSRKLPKLLHRATLPLDDPAASNYRLQSLANVYDILAIRPLTDKAFQNACLTLDIPIISLDLTTHFPFHFRPKPCMAAVSRGVRFEICYAQLLTADNRGRANFISNATSIIRATRGRGIIISSEAKTALSLRGPADVVNLLNVWGLANEKGLEGLRNIPRSIVVNEGMKRNGFRGVINVVQVASRDSRDSNKSPLEDNEQSTGTDTDLGGKKGQKQKRKNGAEDGQSISKRQAKKMRLAARSADPDKKPAS